A genomic region of Dreissena polymorpha isolate Duluth1 chromosome 4, UMN_Dpol_1.0, whole genome shotgun sequence contains the following coding sequences:
- the LOC127879298 gene encoding uncharacterized protein LOC127879298, which produces MNVGLLIAAHVLCVVNIAQGHGYMIDPPARASAWREFPGLPRNYDDNAIRCGGTRIPADGHGRCGVCGDPLGMPQDNEAGGRFATGLIVRHYKMGQIVTMKVIITANHLGWLEFKICPNNDVRKPATLECLDKHVLQRADGLGSRINITPMHTGEYKADYRLPDGMVCSQCVVQWRYHTGNSWGVDPNGKACIGCGEQEEFYGCADVSINSDGLPVARTETPQPNPPQTTYITKVVCKAINLWAGNEYLDRWCSDSCARGNCAPDACKCSEVQQVITFTTTQPPSAGRK; this is translated from the exons ATGAACGTGGGATTGCTGATCGCCGCGCACGTATTGTGTGTCGTGAACATAGCCCAAGGACACGGATACATGATCGACCCACCGGCAAGGGCCAGCGCATGGAGGGAGTTTCCGGGTCTCCCTAGAAACTACGACGACAACGCCATACGATGTGGCGGGACCAGG ATACCGGCGGACGGTCACGGGCGCTGCGGTGTGTGCGGGGACCCGTTGGGCATGCCGCAAGACAATGAGGCGGGAGGAAGGTTTGCCACGGGATTAATCGTCCGCCATTACAAG ATGGGTCAAATAGTTACGATGAAGGTGATAATAACTGCCAACCATTTGGGTTGGCTCGAGTTCAAGATCTGCCCCAACAATGACGTCAGAAAGCCTGCAACACTCGAGTGCCTCGACAAACACGTGCTTCAACGAGCAGACGGTTTAGGCTCAAG GATTAATATCACCCCCATGCACACAGGGGAGTACAAAGCCGACTACAGGCTGCCAGACGGAATGGTTTGTTCTCAGTGTGTCGTACAGTGGCGCTACCATACAG GCAACAGCTGGGGTGTTGACCCGAACGGCAAAGCGTGTATAGGATGCGGAGAACAGGAAGAGTTTTACGGCTGTGCTGACGTCAGCATCAATAGCGATGGGCTTCCGGTGGCACGTACAGAGACGCCCCAGCCCAACCCCCCTCAGACCACGTACATCACCAAGGTCGTCTGCAAGGCCATCAACCTGTGGGCTGGCAATGAATACCTGGACAG ATGGTGCTCTGACTCATGCGCGCGTGGAAACTGTGCACCAGATGCATGCAAGTGCTCTGAGGTTCAGCAGGTTATAACGTTCACCACGACCCAGCCACCAAGCGCCGGAAGGAAATAA